A portion of the Drosophila sechellia strain sech25 chromosome 2R, ASM438219v1, whole genome shotgun sequence genome contains these proteins:
- the LOC6618909 gene encoding wnt inhibitory factor 1 — MSRRMVFLQLLLWAVVEGHYYYDYGYWEINEPPPLCSDYEMLVVNTHQCVRRCNIVCQNGVCFEDGPCPCADQYLAGNPDGLVCVAECLPGCVAAGGYCAAPDLCVCRKDRHYYFDPLSQKCRHRAARLLDPCLGRCTHGTCSSDGRCICAQGYELRDSLLHGQQCMPICDHNCGPRAYCFAPNLCACRHKHHHFAHNGICSRDY, encoded by the exons ATGTCGCGTCGGATGGTCTtcctgcagttgctgctgtggGCAGTAGTTGAGGGTCACTACTACTACGACTACGGCTACTGGGAGATCAACGAGCCTCCACCGCTTTGCTCCGACTACGAAATGCTGGTGGTCAATACCCACCAGTGCGTGAGGCGCTGTAACATCGTCTGCCAGAATGGAGTGTGCTTCGAGGACGGACCCTGTCCCTGTGCCGACCAGTATCTGGCGGGTAATCCGGATGGGTTAGTGTGTGTCGCAGAGTGCCTCCCCGGGTGCGTGGCGGCAGGTGGCTACTGCGCCGCACCAGACCTCTGTGTGTGCCGTAAGGACAGGCACTACTACTTTGATCCCCTCTCCCAAAAGTGCCGCCACAGGGCTGCCCGTCTGCTGGACCCCTGCCTTGG ACGCTGCACACATGGCACCTGCTCCTCTGACGGACGGTGCATCTGTGCCCAGGGATACGAGCTAAGGGACAGCCTACTTCACGGACAGCAATGCATGCCAATCTGTGATCA CAACTGCGGACCACGAGCCTACTGCTTCGCTCCCAACTTGTGTGCCTGCCGGCACAAACATCACCATTTTGCTCACAACGGCATCTGCTCCAGGGACTATTGA